Within the Streptomyces sp. NBC_00554 genome, the region TCGCGAGTACCGCAACACAGGCCCCGGCGCGGAGATCACTGTGCCGGAGAACCGCCCCCAACTCACGGACGCGGAGGCCGAGGCGCACACCCGTGCGGCGTATCTCGGCGACTGGCGCCCGTGAACTCCCCGTACAGATCGCTGAATCGCTGAATCGACGAAAGGACCGCACTCCATGTCTCGTCGTACCGCTCTCTCCCTCGGCGCCGCCCTGGCGCTGGGCGCAGGCCTCGCCGCACTCCCCACCCAGGCCCAGGCCGCGACCGTCGTCGTGGACACCACCGCCGAGCTGACCAGCGCGATCTCCGGCGCGAGCGTCGGCACGGTCATCCAGGTGCGCGCCGGCACGTACTACCCGACGGCCACGCTCCAGTCGACGGCCAACGGCACCTCGTCGAGCCCGGTCACCCTCCAGGCGTACGGCTCGGAGACGGTGAAGATCGACGGCTCCTCGCTGCCGGCCGGTGCCTGGATCTTCAAGCTGACCGCCGACTACTGGAACGTCTCGGGCATCACCTTCCAGAACTCGCCGGACAGCGCCGTCGTCTGCCAGTCCTGCACCGGCACGGTGTGGAGCAACATCAAGACCATCAACGGCGGCGACTCCGGCTTCACGCTCACCGGCGACGGCACCGTCAACAACACGGTCAGGAACATCGACTCCTACGGCCACTACGACGCCGCCACCCACGGCGAGAACGCGGACGGCGTGGCCGTGAAGTTCGGCTCCGGCACCGGGAACCTGATCACCGGCGCCCGTCTCTACAACAACTCGGACGACGGCCTCGACTTCTGGTCCTTCTCCTCGCCCGTCACCGTCGAGCACACCTGGGCCTTCGGCAACGGCAGGAACCGCTGGTCCGACTCGGCCTTCGCGGGCGACGGCAACGGCTACAAGCTGGGCGGCGACGGCGAGGTCGTCGCGCACGTCGTCAACAACTCCGCCGCCTGGGACAACGCGGGCAGCGGCTTCACCGAGAACTCCAACACCGGCGCGATCGTCATCAACCGCACCACCGCGTACGCCAACGGCAAGTACGGCTACTACTTCGCCACCAGCTCCGCGAAGCTCGGCAAGAACCTGGCCGTGAGCAACGGCTCGGCGGCCGTTTCCAAGGGCTCCTCGGTGACCTCCGCCGGCAACAACTGGGACTCCGGCATCTCCACCCCGTCCTTCATCTCCACGGACGCGTCCACCACGTACAACTCCCGCCAGTCCAACGGCGCGCTGCCCGCGACGACGTTCCTGACGACGGGGTCCACGACGATCGGCGCCACGATGAACTGAAACCGGCCAGAGAGCGCGAGGCCTAAAGGTTGTCTATGAACTCGGTAACCATCAGGCAACGAGTCTCGCGCTCGGGCGGGTTACGCGCGTAGAAACCTGTCATGCATAAGCCACTGCGTATAGCGGCCATCGCCGCCACCTGTGCCGTCGCCGGTGCCGCCCTGTACGGCACCGGTGTCGCCACCGCCGACCAGTCGACGGCGAACAGCACCACCGAGCCCCACAACATCGGGCTCCTGGTCCAGGAGATCGACACCTACTACGGCACCACGCTCGACAGCAACGGCGTGTACCAGGCGTCCAAGGACAGCCCGTACGCCCAGGACCTCGCGCGCATCGAGGCCGACGCGAAGAAGTACATCAAGAAGGTCGCTGACAAGGCGAAGCACAAGGGCGAGAAGCCCGCTGTCGTCTTCGACATCGACGACACGCTGCTGCTCTCTCTCGACTACGAGAAGAAGTCCAACTACACGTACAGCTCCGCCACTTGGGCCGAGTACGTGGCCAAGGCCGACCGTCCGGCCGTCTTCGGCACCCCCGAACTCGTCGCCTACGCCGAGTCCAAGGGTGTCGAGGTCTTCTACAACTCGGGCCTGAAGGAGTCGCAGCGCGCCTCCGCGGTCGCGAACCTGAAGAAGGTCGGCGCCGACATCAATCTCGACGCCGACCACATGTTCCTCAAGGACGCGGCCAACCCGCCCGCGTACCTGAGCGCCTGCGCCACCGCCGCCGCCTGGAACTGCACCACCGTGCAGTACAAGTCCGGCACCCGCAAGCACATCGAGTCCCTCGGGTACGACGTCGTCGCCAACTTCGGCGACCAGTACTCCGACCTCGAGGGCGGCTACGCCGACAAGACGTACAAGCTCCCGAACCCGACGTACTACGTCAGCTAATTCGTAGATGTAGATACGGGCTTGATCGACTCCAGGGTCGGCACCACCGGCTCAATCGTTCCGTCGGCCGCGAACGTCATGCGGTCGATGGTCGTCTCCCGGTGTGTGCCGTCCCCGCCCGGCTTCCCGGGACCGTTCAGGGCGAACCGGTGGTAGACGATGTACCAGTCGTCCGTGCCGGGGGTGTTCACCACGGAGTGGTGGCCGGTCCCCTTGATGCCGTACTCGGGGCGCTTGGACAGGATCGTTCCCCGCTTGGTCCACGGGCCGAGCGGGGACGGTCCCGTCGCGTAGGCGACGTGGTAGTTCTCGCTGCGGGTGTCGTCCTCGGACCACATGAAGTAGTACGTGCCCTGGCGCTTCACGACGAAGGACCCCTCGCGGAAGTCCGCCTGGGTGATGTCCTGCACCTTCGCGGCGTCGAACGACACCATGTCGTCGTTGAGCGGCACGACATATCCGCGCCCGTTGCCCCAGTAGAGATACGACTGACCGTCGTCGTCCGTGAACACCGCCGGGTCGATCATCTGGCCCGTCAACTGGCCTTTGGCGACCAGGGGTTTGCCGAGCGCGTCCTTGAAGGGGCCCGCCGGGGAGTCGGCCACCGCGACGCCGATCTGCTGCTCCGCGCAGAAGTAGAAGTAGTACTTGCCGTCGCGCTCGGCGATCGCCGGGGCCCAGGCGTTCTTGTCGGCCCACGACACGTCGGGACCCAGGTCGAGGATCACACCGTGGTCCTTCCAGTGGACCAGGTCCTTCGACGAGTACGCCTTGAAGCTCGTCCCGCTCCAGCCCGCGTAGCCGTCCGTCGTCGGATAGATCCAGTAACGGCCGTCCAGGTACTGGACGTCCGGGTCGGCGTTCAGCCCGGGAAGCACGGGACTTCGCGTGGCCACCGCCTCCACCGTCCACGTCCGGCTCGTTCCGTCCGCCGCCGTCACGGTGTACTTCTGGGGCTTGCGGAAGTCCCGGCGGGTACCGGAGGCGGGCGTGACCGTCGCACCCGCACCGACCCACAGACGCGGGGCGAGCCCCGACGGATCGGCGTCCGGCTTCATCGGCAGCACCACCTTCGAGGAGGCTTCGGTGACGATCGCGTACCCCTTCTGCCCGCGTGCCGTCGCGTCCACGACCGACGTCGGGCTCACCGGATACGCGGCCATCAACCGGTCGTACTCCGCCTGCGTCACCGACATCACCGTGCCGTGCCGGGGGCTGGCCGGCAGCTGGTAGTCCGTCGACATCGTCCAGTCACCGGAGTCGAGGTCGGTCGTCTCGAAGGGGACGTAGCCCCGGCCGCCGTACTCGTCGATGAACAGGTACCACTTGTCCTCGGTGTTGGACTTGAAGACCGTCGGGCCCTCGCCGCGGTCGATCGAGCCGCTGCCTATGCAGTCGGCGACGAAGTCGTACGAGGTGTCGGTGAGGCTGGTCGACTTCTCGCCGGTGATGAACTTCGAGCAGGGGCTGGAGGAGGTGGGGTCGCGCTCGTCCTTGGTGTAGCGGTAGTAACTGCCCTTGTTCTTGATGACCGTTGAGTCGATCACCGAGTAGCCGGGGTCGTCCCAGACCTTCGGTTCGCTGAAGGTGCGGAAGTCCTTCGTGGTGGCGTACAGCATCTTGTTGTACGTCGATCCGGTGTGGTCCGGGTCGTCCTCGGCGTAGAGCTTCGAGGCCCAGAAGACGACGTACTCGCCGAGCGACTCGTCCCAATAGGCCTCTGGTGCCCAGGTGTTGCCCGCGGTGTCAGGGGAGACCTTCACCAGGCGCTGGTCGGTCCAGTGGACCAGGTCGGTGGACTCCCAGATCATGATGGACTTGCTGCCGTGGCGCTGGACGTAGTCCCAACTGCCGCTGGAGTTGCGGTACATCTTCAGGTCGGTGGCGATCAGATAGAACTTGTCGCCCTCGGGGGAGCGGATCACGAACGGATCGCGCAGCCCCTTCTCGCCGAGCTCGGAGGTGAGGACGGGCTTGCCTGCGTTCAACTCGCGCCAGTGCAGCGGGTCGTTGCCGCGGCTGAGGGCGTAGCGGATCTGCTCGCCGTCGGCGGTGCCCTCACCGGTGAAGTAGGCGAAGAGGTAGCCGGCGTACTTCTGCTTGGTCACGTGGGGGGCTCCGGGTTGAGCGGCGGGGCTTGGCGGGGCGGCGAGCAGGCTCAGCAGGAGGGCGAACAGGGGGACCAGGAGCGTGCGGGCAGTGCGGCTTCGCATGACACATCCTGTGGGGGTCTGATGGATTCTGTTGGATGAACCGTCTTCGGAGTGTCAACAGTTGGGGACGGTGCGTCAATCGATGCGGGCGAGACGGGAGCGAGCGAAAATTTCGATCGTTTTCGCGGGGGCTCGGCAACCCTTTCCGGCGCGGCGGCGACCAGAGAACAGAAGCGGGCCGGGGCGGCCCCTCCGGCCCGCTTCGCACCCCCATTCCCCAGGAAAGGAACCGCCCCGTGCGTCAGAGCATCGGACGCCATCGCAAGACCCGCACGCTCTCGATCGCCGCCGCGGTGGCCGTCGCCGCGGGGGCGGGTGGCGTCTACCTCGGCCTCTCGGACAGCGGCGAGGCGCAGGCCGCGGGCACCACGGTCACCGTCTCCAGCACCGCCCAGCTTGAGTCGGCCGTCGCGAACGCCGCCGCCGGTACAACCATCCAGGTGCGCGCCGGTACGTACACCCCGGCGAACACCCTCAAGTCCACGGCGAACGGCACCAGTTCGGCGCGGATCACGCTCACCGCGTACGGCAGCGAGAAGGTGAAGATCGACGGCTCCAAGCTGGCCGCCGGCTCCTGGCTCGCCGGCATCTACGGCGACTACTGGACCGTCCAGAACATCACCTGGCAGAACTCGCCCGCCCAGGGCTTCGTCGTCACCTCGTCCGTCGGAGGCATCTTCAAGAACCTCGTCACCGCGAACAACGGCGACTCCGGGTTCACCCTGCGCGGCGACGGCACGACGAACAACCTCGTGCAGAACCTGGACAGTTACGGCAACTACGACGCCGCGGGGCACGGGCAGAACGCCGACGGAATCGCCGTCAAGTTCGGGTCCGGCACCGGCAACAAGATCACTGGCGCCCGGCTCTACAACAACTCGGACGACGGCCTCGACCTGTGGCAGTTCTCCTCGCCGGTCACCATCGACCACTCCTGGGCCTTCGGCAACGGCAAGAACCGCTGGAGCGACGCGGCCTTCGAGGGCAACGGCAACGGCTTCAAGCTGGGCGGCGGGGGCGTCACGGTCGCGCACGTCGTGAACAACAACGCGGCCTGGGACAACACGCTGAACGGCTTCACGGAGAACTCCAACACCGGGGCGATCGTGTTGAACCGCAACACCGCGTACGCCAACACGGAGGCGGGGTTCTACTTCGCCACCGGTAAGGCGCGGCTCGCGCGGAACCTTGCGGTGAGCAACAAGGGGGGCCTGGACAAGCTCGGTTCGTCGACCGTGTCCGCGGCCAACAACTGGGACAGCGGTGTCTCGACGCCTGTGTTCAAGTCGACGGACGCCGCGACCGCTTATGCCTCCCGGCAGTCGAGCGGTTCTCTCCCCTCGACCACGTTTCTCACTACTGGCTCGACCACTATTGGCTCGACCATGAACTAGGCCGGTTCTGAGGCTGCGGGCTGCATGTGGCTGGTCGCGCAGTTCCCCGCGCCCCTGAGGGGCCGCGCCCCTAAAGGGCGAACGCCCCGCCGGTCGTCACCGGCGGGGCGTTCCTCTGCTTGGCCGAGGGGGGCTCAGGCCAGCAGATCAATGCAGTCGAACGACGTGCCGGGGCTCAGGAACGCCGAGCCCGTCGAGCCGCTGACCACGTTCAGTTTCAGCACGTTGTACTGGCTGACATCTGTTTTCCACGCACTGGTAGGGACGTTGAAAACGAACGTCTGGTTGTTTCCCCGGTAGGAACCGGTGGTGAGCGAGCGTGTCGAAGGCTGTGTGGGGGCCGAAGGGATGGCCGACACCCAGTCGTTGACGCTCACGCGCGGACGGCCGTTGATGTACGCGTCCGTCACCCCGACGCGCAGGGTGTGCGCGGCGGCGGCCTGCGCCGCGGTCAGCTTGAAGTAGAGAAGGATGCCGTCGTTGACGTCCTTCCAGATGTACGCCGGGAAGGACGCGGCCTCGTCGCCGCCGCCGATGGTGACGTTGCCCGTCCACTTGGCGGCGCGGACGTCGGAGGGATGCGCGTACGTCATCAGCTCGGCGTTCTTGAACTCGCCGGGCGTGCCGTCCCAGTCGCCGAGCCGCCAGATGGTGCCCGCGCTGCTCGGATCGCTGCCGATGGTGAGGCTGTTCAGAGCGGTCGAGCCGCCCGCCGTCACCGTCACCTGGCGGGTGTGGACGGCGAGTTCACCCTTGAAGACCGTGAGGGTGTACGTCCCCGGCAGCATCCCCTTGCAGGAGAACGCCCCCGTGCCGGCCGCGGCCTTCGCCCAGTACTGCGCGTCGGAGTTGGCGAAGCCCACCGTGTACGCGTACTTCGCGTCCATGCCCTTCAGGCCGACGCCCGCCACCTTGCCGCGGCCCGCCCTGCCCACCCAGCCGGTGATGCCGAGGCCGTCCACCCACGAGGTGTCGAGGTTCGCGTGGAACAGCGAGGAGGAGGGCGCGCCGCCGTCCGTGAAGTTGAGGACGTACGGGCCCTGCAGCCCGTAGCGCTCGGGCTCCGTCTGGGCCTGGTTGTAGTGCAGGATCTCGTACAGCGCCGCTCCGCCGTCGTTCGAGTGGCGCAGCAGCGAGCGGTAGAAGGGGCCGCCGGAGGCCTTCTCGTGATTGGAGCGGACCAGCCACAGGGCGGCCGAACCGGTGGTGAAACCGATGTGGTCGTAGTCGATGACGCGCTTGCCCGAGTAGTGCTTGGAGTGCGTCGTGCCGTCCGCGCGCTTGAAGACGTCACCGGCCTCGATGACCGAGTCCGAGGCCTCGATCCAGGAGTCGGGGCCCTCGTTGGGGAAGACCCCGGCCTTGAGGCGGACGATGAAGCGGGTCGCCGTGAAGGACGCGTCGGCCTTGTCCGTCCACAGGTAGACGCTGTTCTGGCCGCTGCGGGCCGCGATCCACTGGGTGATCGAGCCGTGCGCCACCTTCACCAGGATCGTCGACCCGGACAGCTTGATGGTCACGGTGGAGGCGCCGAGCCCGGACTCCACATGCGAGTGCCTGCCGCCGTAGCCCTCGTACTCCTTGCCCTTGTAGGCCAGCGACGTGATGTCGCCGGTGGACTTGGAGACCTTGAGGACCAGCGAGGCTCCCGTGGTGATCACGTAGTTGGAGCCGTCGTCCGTGTAGCCGAAGGTCGCGGCGGACGCGGAGGAGAGGAGGCCGGTGCCCGCCGCGACCGCGGCGCCCGTTCCGGCCACGCCCACGGCTGACGCGGCGAGCAGGCGGCGCCGGGTGAGATGTCTCTTGTGCGCGCTCATGGGCGGTGCTCCGCCGTGCGGTGGCGGGGTACGCGCGGTTCAACTCGTGCAGTCATGAACCAGTGTTCCTTGAGTGGGAGGAGGGCCTTGCGTCTCCTGGTCGCCACTGCCGAGGAATGGGTTGCCGAGTCTTCCGGACTTCTTTACAGAAGTTCCCTACGAGTCGCCCTCCGCCGCGGAGTCCTCGGCCTGTGCAGCGAAGTCGCCCGCCACGTCCAGCTGTTGGCCCGCGGTCCCGGCGGTCGCCGCGTAGCTGTCGTCCTTGGCGTCGCGGCCGCCGCGGTCGTGGTCGTACTGGCCCGCGAACACCCACTCGCCCGGCCAGACCTTGTGGCCCGGCTTGAGCACCCAGGTGTAGACGAGGAAGCCGTCCTTCTCCACGACCGTCGTGGTGAAGTCGTCCTCGGGCGCCGAACGCCAGGCGCCCGCGTTGGTGACCCCGCCGGTCTGCGCGACCTTCAACTCGATGGTGAGAGCGGTGAGTTGCTTCGAGGTCTTGAGGGTCACATTGCTCTGCGCCCAGAAATCGTTGCTGTGCGGGTCGACCGAGCCGTCGGACCACAGTGGCCCGTCCTCGCCGCCCGCGTCGTGCGAAAGGTCCGCGGCGGGCGCGGAGGTCTTCGGCGACGGGGTGGCCGACGGGGACGAACTCGGCGTCCGAGGCGGCTTCGACGCACCGGAACCGGTCGTGGGAGCGGGCGGGACCGGCGCCCGGCTCGTCGCGTCCGGCGACACCTCGGGCGTCGGTGAGACCGCGACGGTCTGCTGCGGGGGCTCGTCCTTCACGGCCGAGGCGACCGCGTAGCCGCCCACCGCGAGGACGCCGGCGACCGCGGCCGTGGCGCTCACGACCCGGGCCCAGCCGAACACCGGCGGACGCGTCGCGCGCCGCACGGGCCGGGCGTCCTCGCCCGCCATCCCGCGCTCGACCCGGGCCAGGATGCGCGCGCGGTCGGGCTCGTGCGCCTCGGCCGCCTCACGCAGCCCGGCGCGCAGCTCGTCGTGCACGTCCTGCGCCTTCCTCATCGGTCCCTTCCTCCGGCTCCACCCGTCGTGGGCAGCACTCCCACGTGCACCCGCATCGGCGCCTCGTCGGTGCCGAGGAGCCGCTTCAGTTCGGCCATGCCCTTCGACGTCTGGCTCTTCACCGTACCGACCGAGATGCCGAGGGCCAGCGCGGTGTCCTTCTCCGAGAGGTCGAAAGCATGCCTCAGGACGACACATGCGCGCTTGCGGAACGGCAGTCTGCGCAGGGCGTCCTGGACATCCACCACGCCGGGTATGTCGGGGTTCTCGGTCTTGTCGTCGCGCTGCGACCAGAACAGGGTGATCCGCCGGCGCTCGCGCACCGCGCTGCGGATCCGGGTGCGGGCCAGGTTGGCGACGACGCCGCGCGCGTACGCCGCCGGATGGTCCGCCGCGCGCACCCGGTCCCAGCGGTGCCACAGCGCGAGCAGCGCATCGGCCGCCAGATCGTCGGCGGCGTCCGGCTCGCCCGTCAACAGGTAAGCCAGGCGGGCCAGTTCGGCGTAGTGCCGCTCGAAGAAGGCGTGGAACTCCACGGAGGCGGCGTCGTCGACGACAGTGCCCACGGGACCTCTCCTCGCTGCGACTCCCGGCGCCGGTGAAGGCGCGTACGTATACGGCTCCCCTGTGTCACCCGTGAAGAAGTGGTGTGCCCGTGGGGCGAGATGCGAGAGCGTACCAGCCACTCGTACAGGACTTCGAACAACGTATGGCGGGCCGAACCCGATTCCGTAACACGGAGAAAACCTGAAAGAGGTTCAACACGGGAACAATCCAGCCAGCATCCGCACACCCAGCACGCAGGCAACGAGGAGTATCGCCATGTCCGATTCCCAGAAGGTGGCCGACCGGCCAAGTGCCGCGCCACCCCCGGCGAACAGCATCGACCAGTTCTTCAAGATCTCCGCCAGGGGCTCCACCTTCGGCCGTGAGATACGCGGCGGCTTCGCCACGTTCTTCACGATGGCCTACATCCTTGTCCTGAATCCCATCATCCTGGGCAGCGCCAAGGACAAGTTCGGCCACCAGCTCGACACCGTCCAACTGACCACCGCCACCGCCCTGGTGGCCGCGGTCATGACGATCATCATGGGCGTCGGCGGCAACCTCCCGCTCGCGCTCGCCGCGGGCCTCGGCCTCAATGCGGTCGTCGCCTTCCAGATCGCCCCGCTGATGAGCTGGGACGACGCGATGGGCCTGATCGTCCTCGAAGGCCTGCTGATCTGCGTGCTGGTGGTGACGGGGCTGCGCGAAGCCGTCATGCACGCGATACCCCAGCCGATGAAGCAGGCGATCAGCGTCGGCATCGGCCTCTTCATCGCCTTCATCGGCTTCGTCGACGCCGGGTTCGTCACCCGTATCCCGGACATCGCCCAAACCACCGTGCCGGTGCAACTGGGCGGCACGGGCCTGCTCTCCGGGTGGCCGGTCCTCGTCTTCTGTCTCGGCGTGCTGCTGACCATCGGGCTGCTCGCGCGCAAGGTCAAGGGCGCGATCCTGATCAGCATCGTGAGCATGACGATCCTGGCGATCATCATCGACTCCATCGCCGACATCAAGAGTTGGGGCCTGACCACACCGAAGGTCCCCGACGACATCGTGGCCTCACCGGACTTCGGCCTGCTCGGTCACTTCAGCCTGTTCGGCGCCTTCGGCGAGACCAGTGCGATCACCGTCGTACTGCTGGTCTTCACCCTGGTCCTGTCCGACTTCTTCGACACCATGGGCACGGTCGTCGGCATCAGCGCCGAGGCGGGCCTGCTCGACGAGGAGGGCAAGGTGCCCAACCTCGGCCGCGTACTGCTCATCGACGGCGCGGCCGCTGTCGCCGGCGGCGCCGCTTCGGCGTCCTCCTCGACCTCGTACATCGAGTCGGCGGCGGGTGTCGGCGAGGGCTCCCGCACCGGCTTCTCGAACCTGGTCACCGGCGGGCTCTTCGCTTTCGCGCTCTTCCTGACCCCGCTGCTCACGATCGTGCCGCTACAGGCCGCCGCGCCCGCGCTCGTAGCGGTCGGCTTCCTGATGATGACCCAGGTCAAGCACATCGACTGGGACAAGTACGAGGTCGCCATCCCCGCGTTCCTGACCATCGCGGTGATGCCGTTCACGTACTCGATCACCAACGGCATCGGCGCCGGGTTCCTGGCGTACGTCCTGATCAAGACCGTCCTCGGCAAGGCCAAGGAGGTGCACTGGCTGCTGTGGGGAGCCTCGGCGCTGTTCCTGGTGTACTTCGCGATCGACCCGCTCGAGCAGCTGTTCGGCGTGAAGTGACGCGCATGTTCGGCGTGATGTCACGCGCAAGTTCGGCGTGAAGTAACGCGAAGGGCCGCCCTCCAGGGGTGCGAGGGCGGCCCTTCCGTACACGTGGTGGCTGCTCAGTCCTTGAGCGCCGCCTGCATCATCGCCTTGGCCACCGGCGCCGCGAGGCCGTTGCCGCTGACCTCCGAGCGGGCCGCGTCCGACTGCTCGACCAGGACCGCCACGGCGACCTCCTTGTCACTGGAGTCGGACTTCGCGTACGAGGTGAACCAGGCGTACGGCGTCTGGCTGTTGTTCTCGCCGTGCTGGGCCGTGCCGGTCTTGCCGCCCACGGTCGCGCCGGAGATCTGCGCGTTCGTACCCGTGCCGTCCTCGACGACCGTCTGCATCGCGGACTGGAGCTGCTCGGCCGTGGAGGAGCTGACGATCTCCTTGCTCTCCGTGCTGTCGTCGTAGTTCGTCAGCACATTGCCGTCGGAGTCACTGGTCTGCGACACCATGTGCGGCGTGACCAGCTTGCCGTCGTTCGCTATGGCGGCCGACACCATGGCCATCTGGAGCGGGGTCGCGGTCACATCGAACTGGCCGATGCCCGTGAGCGCGGTGGACGACTTGTCCATGTCGGAGGGATACACGCTGGTGTAGGCCCGCACCGGCACGTCCTGCGACTCGTCGTTGAAGCCGAACTTCTCGGCCTGCGCCTTCAGCTTGTCCTGGCCCAGATCGACGGCCATCTTCGCGAAGACGTTGTTGCACGAGTACTGCAGCGCCACCCGGATCGAGGCGTTCTCGCAGGGCGCCGACGCGTTCTCGTTCGCCAGGTCCGTGGTCGTGTCCGGCAGCGTGTAAGGGTTCGGGCTGTCCGTCTTGGCGTCCACGTCCGAGTACAGCCCGTCCTCCAGCGCGGCCGCCGCGACGACCAGCTTGAACGTCGAGCCCGGCGGCAGCGGCTGGCGCAGCGCCCGGTTCGTCATCGGCTTGTCGGCGTCCTTGGTCAGCTTCGTCCAGGCGTCCGAATCGCCCGCGCTGAGCTGGGAGGGGTCGTACGACGGGGTGGAGACCACCGCGAGGATCTTGCCGGTCGTCGGGTCGATCGCGACGGCCGCGCCCTTCTTGTCGCCGAGGGCCTCGTACGCCGCCTTCTGCACATCCGGGTCGATCGTCGTGACCACGTCACCCGGGTCGGCGCGCTTGTTCGTGATCGTGTCCAGCGGGGTCTTCAGCTGGAGGTCCGTGCCGTCGAGCAGGTCCTGGTAGATGCCCTCCAGCTGCGTCGCGCCGTACACCTGCGAGCTGTAGCCGGTGACCGCCGCGTACAGACTGCCGTCCGTGTACGTGCGCTTGTACTTGAGGTCTCCCGTCGTCTCGGCGGAACCGGTGATGGCATCTCCGGCCACGATGATGTTCCCGAGCGGGTTCGCGTACTGCTCGATCGCGTTCCGCCGGTTGTCCTTGTCGTCCGCGAGCGCCTGGCCTTCGTAGAACTGCACCCATGTCGCCCTGACCAGCAGGGCGAGCACGAGCAGCAGAGTGAAGACGGCGGACCGCCTGATCGTCTTGTTCATCCCGCTCAGAAGGACGAGCGGGCGGGAGGGAATCGTTCCCTTCCGCCCGCATTTCTCATAGACCGTTCATGAAGTCATTGGCCCTTCATGAAGTCTCATAGGCCCTTCATGAAGCCCGCCGTCCGTGAGCGGGCTCCCTCGGTCACAGCCTCCGCGTCGCCAGCGTCAGGCGGTCGCGGGCGTCGAACAGTGCGTCCTTGACCATCTGCTCGTGCGCGGGGGTCAGGCGCGCAACAGGCACCGAGCAGCTGATCGCGTCACGGGCGGGCGTCCGGTACGGGATGGCGACGCCGAAGCAGCGCAGGCCAAGGGTGTTCTCCTCGCGGTCCACGGCGAAGCCCTGCTCCCGGACCTGGTGCAGCTCCTGGATGAGCTTCTCCCGGTCGGTGATCGTGTGCTCGGTGAGCGCCGGCAGGGTCTCGGGGAGCAGCTTGCGGACCTGCTCGTCGGTGTGGGTGGCGAGCAGCGCCTTGCCGAGCGAGGTCGAGTGCGCGGGGAGGCGGCGGCCGACCCGGGTGAAGGGGCGCAGGTAGTGCTGCGACTGCCGGGTGGCCAGGTAGACGACGTTCGTGCCGTCCAGGCGGGCCAGGTGGATGGTCTCCGTCGTGTCGTCGGAGAGGCGGTCGAGGGTCG harbors:
- a CDS encoding IclR family transcriptional regulator, producing the protein MSAVETGGGAQVKSAVRTVELLEYFAGRPGMHSLASVQEAVGYPKSSLYMLLRTLVELGWVETDATGTRYGIGVRALLVGTSYIDGDEVVAAARPTLDRLSDDTTETIHLARLDGTNVVYLATRQSQHYLRPFTRVGRRLPAHSTSLGKALLATHTDEQVRKLLPETLPALTEHTITDREKLIQELHQVREQGFAVDREENTLGLRCFGVAIPYRTPARDAISCSVPVARLTPAHEQMVKDALFDARDRLTLATRRL
- a CDS encoding peptidoglycan D,D-transpeptidase FtsI family protein encodes the protein MNKTIRRSAVFTLLLVLALLVRATWVQFYEGQALADDKDNRRNAIEQYANPLGNIIVAGDAITGSAETTGDLKYKRTYTDGSLYAAVTGYSSQVYGATQLEGIYQDLLDGTDLQLKTPLDTITNKRADPGDVVTTIDPDVQKAAYEALGDKKGAAVAIDPTTGKILAVVSTPSYDPSQLSAGDSDAWTKLTKDADKPMTNRALRQPLPPGSTFKLVVAAAALEDGLYSDVDAKTDSPNPYTLPDTTTDLANENASAPCENASIRVALQYSCNNVFAKMAVDLGQDKLKAQAEKFGFNDESQDVPVRAYTSVYPSDMDKSSTALTGIGQFDVTATPLQMAMVSAAIANDGKLVTPHMVSQTSDSDGNVLTNYDDSTESKEIVSSSTAEQLQSAMQTVVEDGTGTNAQISGATVGGKTGTAQHGENNSQTPYAWFTSYAKSDSSDKEVAVAVLVEQSDAARSEVSGNGLAAPVAKAMMQAALKD
- a CDS encoding NCS2 family permease gives rise to the protein MSDSQKVADRPSAAPPPANSIDQFFKISARGSTFGREIRGGFATFFTMAYILVLNPIILGSAKDKFGHQLDTVQLTTATALVAAVMTIIMGVGGNLPLALAAGLGLNAVVAFQIAPLMSWDDAMGLIVLEGLLICVLVVTGLREAVMHAIPQPMKQAISVGIGLFIAFIGFVDAGFVTRIPDIAQTTVPVQLGGTGLLSGWPVLVFCLGVLLTIGLLARKVKGAILISIVSMTILAIIIDSIADIKSWGLTTPKVPDDIVASPDFGLLGHFSLFGAFGETSAITVVLLVFTLVLSDFFDTMGTVVGISAEAGLLDEEGKVPNLGRVLLIDGAAAVAGGAASASSSTSYIESAAGVGEGSRTGFSNLVTGGLFAFALFLTPLLTIVPLQAAAPALVAVGFLMMTQVKHIDWDKYEVAIPAFLTIAVMPFTYSITNGIGAGFLAYVLIKTVLGKAKEVHWLLWGASALFLVYFAIDPLEQLFGVK